DNA from Streptomyces sp. Edi4:
GGTCCCCCCGACCAGCGCCATGGTCTCGCCGGGCCGTATGTGCAGATCGACCCCGTCGAGCACGGGCACGCTGTCCGCCGGCGCGTCGGGATACGAGAACACCACCCCTTCGAACCGGACCCCGTCCGATGCCGCTCCCGTGCCGCCCGGCCCCGACGCGGCTCCCAGCGGGGCTTCCTGCGGGGCTCCTTCAGCCGCTCCCTCGGATTCCTCCGCTTCCTCGGCCTCCTCCCCGTCCTCGTCCATCGCCTCGAAGAACCGCGTCGTCGCCGTCGCCGCCTCCTGGCTCATCGCCAGCAGGAAGCCGATCGACTCCACCGGCCAGCGCAGGGCCAGCGCAGTGGACAGGAACGCCACCAGCGTGCCCGCCGAAAGCTCCCCGTCCGCCACCCGCACCGTGCCCAGCACCAGCGCCGCTGCGATGGCCAGTTCGGGGATCGCGGTGATCAGGCCCCAGATCCCGGCCAGCAGCCGCGCCTTGGCGAGCTCGGTGCCGCGCAGCCGCCGGGCGAGTTCGCCGAAGGCCACGGCCTGGGCGCGGTGCCGGCCGAACCCCTTGATGATCCGGATGCCGAGCACGCTCTCCTCGACCACCGTCGTCACGTCGCCCACCTGGTCCTGCGCCTGCCGGGCGACCAGGGCGTACCGCGTCTCGAAGAGCGAGCAGACGACCACCAGCGGGACGACTGGGACCAGCAGCACCAGGCCGAGGGTCCAGTCCTGGGAGATGAGGATCGCGAACCCGGCCAGGATCGTGACTCCGTTGACGATCAGGAACGTCAGCGGGAAGGCCAGGAACATCCGCAGCAGCATGAGGTCCGTGGTGCCGCGCGACAGGAGCTGGCCCGAGGACCAGCGGTCGTGGAAGGAGACCGGCAGGCGCTGCACGCGCCGGTACAGATCGGCCCGCATGTCCGCCTCGACCCCCGCGAGCGGCCGCGCGACCAGCCAGCGCCGCAAGCCGAACAGAAGCGCCTCGGCGAGCCCGAGCAGCAGCAGATACAGCGCGCCGAGCCACACGCCGCCGGGGTCGCGCTCCGCGACCGGCCCGTCGACGATCCATTTCAGGACGAGCGGGATCACCAGGCCGAGGCAGGAGGCGACGACGGCGATGAAGGCCGCGCAGAACCAGCGCGTTCGCACAGGTCGCACGTACGGCCAGAGCCTCAGGAGCGAGCGCGTGGCCGACTGGTCTTGGGTGGCTGCGTGTGTTTCGGACATCAGGGGTGAGCCTACGGACGGGCACGGACAGTGCCCACCGAGTTTCGGACGGGTGCCGCTGGTCCGCTGGTCCTAGGACCGACGCCGCTGGTCCGCCGGCCCTGGGACGGGTGCCGCTGGTCCGGTCCTGGGACCGGGGGCCGCGCCGGGGTCGTAGCGCCCGTCAACCGATCGGTTGATCGCGGGTCGAGCGCGATGGCCGATGCGGCGGGCCCCGGCCGACCGGGATTCTCAAGGCATGGCAATCATCGAAGTCAACGAGCTGCGCAAGGCGTACGGCCGCAGGGCCGCGGTCGACGGCGTCAGCTTCACCGTCGAGGAGGGCGAGATCTTCGGGATCCTCGGCCCCAACGGTGCCGGCAAGACGACCACCGTCGAGTGCGTCGAGGGGCTGCGCGTCCCGGACGCCGGGGCGGTCGAGGTGGCCGGGTACGACCCGGTCGCCGACCACGACGAGGTGACCCAAGTCCTCGGCGCCCAGCTCCAGGAGAGCGAGCTCCAGCCCAAGCTCACCGTGCGCGAGGCGCTGGAGCTGTACGCCGCCTTCTATCCCCGCCCGGCCGACTGGCGCCCGCTCGCCGAACGGCTTGGGCTCACCGAGAAGTTGTCCACCCGCTTCGCCAAGCTGTCGGGCGGCCAGAAGCAGCGCCTGTCCATCGCGCTCGCCCTGATCGGCAACCCGCGCGTGGTGGTGCTCGACGAGCTGACCACCGGGCTCGACCCCCGGGCCCGGCGCGACACCTGGGAGCTGATCGAGGACGTACGGCGCGGCGGGGTCACCGTCCTGCTCGTGACCCACTTCATGGAGGAGGCCCAGCGGCTGTGCGACCGGGTCGCCGTCATCGACCAGGGGCGGATCGCCGCGCTTGACACGCCCTCGGGTCTGATCCGGCGCGCGGCCGGCTCCACCATCATCTCCTTCACGCCCTCCGCGCCCCTGGACGACCTCGCGCTCCCCGCGCTGCCGGGGGCCGCCGCCGTGGAGGAGAAGCACGGCCGGGTGACCATCCACGGCACCGACGACACCGTCAACGCCGTGATCACCCTGCTCGCCCGGCACCACATCACCGCCCACCAACTGCGTGTGTCCGAGGCCACCCTCGACGACGCGTTCCTCGACCTGACGGAGGCCTCGGCATGACCAGCAGCACCCTCACCCCGCCGCGCCCCGCCCGCCCGGCCGCCGCGGCCGTGCTGCGGACCGAGGCCACGCTCTTCAGGCGCGAGCCCGCCGGCCTCTTCTGGATCATGGTCTTCCCGACCGTCCTGCTGGTGGTCCTCGGCTCGATCCCGGGCTTCCGCGACCCCGACAAGGCGCTCGGCGGCATCCGCTTCGTCGACGCCTACGTACCCGTCGCCGTCCTCCTGTCCATGATCATGGCCGGGCTCCAGGCGATGCCGCCGGTCATCACCGGCTACCGCGAACGCGGCATCCTGCGCCGGATGTCGGCCACCCCCGTACGTCCCTCCGCCGTGCTCGGCGCGCAGGTGGGGCTGCACGGCGCGGCCGCCCTGGTCTCCGCCGTCCTGTCCCTCACGGTCGGCAGGCTCGCCTTCGACGTGGCACTGCCCCGCCAGCTCTTCGGGTACGCCCTCGCGCTGCTGCTCGCCGTCCTGAGCGCGCTCGCCCTCGGCGCCCTCGTCGCCGCGCTCTCGCGTACCTCCAAGATCGCCAACGCGGTCGGCTCCGCGGTGTTCTTCCCGATGATGTTCAGCGCGGGCGTCTGGCTGCCCGTCCAGGCCATGCCCGACACCCTGGGCCGGATCGTGGAACTGCTGCCCTTCGGCGCCGCCGCCCAGGCGCTGACCGAGGCCGCGGCCGGCACCTGGCCCGGCTGGGACCACCTCGGCATCCTGGCCCTGTGGCCCGTACTGCTCTCGGTGGCCGCGACCCGCTGGTTCCGGTGGCAGTGACGGCGGCGCCCGGATGGGGCGAGACGGTGGCCGGGCGCGCCGTGGACGAGACTGGGGCCATGAACGACGGGGCGAGCACGGCGAAGCGGGACATGGTGGAGGAACGCTGGGAGACGTTCCACCGCTGGGGCCCCTATGGACTCCTGTTCATCGGTTGCCTCGCCGCCGCAGCCACCGCCGACCTGCTGATGAGCCCCGCCACCCGCTGGGCCGCCGTCGCCCTGGCCGGCGGCGCCCTGCTGCTCCAGACCGGCTGGGACCGGCTGCGCCGGACGCGGCCGGGGCCGAGCGCCGCGGGCGCCGTCTACTACTTCCTGCGCTGGGCCTTCGCCTTCGCCCTCACCTGGCTCAACCCGTTCTTCGCCTTCTACGCCGTGTGCGGCTACTTCGGAGCGCAGGCGCTGCTGCCCCGCCGCCTGGTGCGGATCGGCCTGTTCGCGACCGCCGTCATCATGGCCGGCTCGCAGTCCGGTGGGCTGCCACCCAAGGGGACCATGGGGTGGGTGGTGTTCGGCGCGGTGCTCGTCATCAACTGCGTCCTGCTCACCGTGTTCAGCCACCTCGCCGCCCAGGAGGACGAGCGGGCCCGCGTGCAGGGCGAGACCATCGCCGAGCTGGAGACCACCAACGCCCGCCTCCAGCAGGCCCTCGACGAGAACGCCGCCCTGCACGCCCAACTCCTGCTCCAGGCAAGGGAGGCGGGCGTCGCCGACGAACGCCGCAGGCTCGCCGCCGAGATCCACGACACCATCGCCCAGGGCCTGGCCGGCATCATCGCCCAGCTCCAGGTGGTCGCGGGCGCCACCGACCCCGCCCTCGTGCGCGACCACCTCGCCAGCGCCCAGTCACTGGCCCGGCACAGTCTGGGCGAGGCCCGCCGCTCGGTGCAGAACCTCAGCCCCCTCGACCTCGAACACGACGCCCTGCACGAGGCGCTGAAGAAGACCGTCGCCGACTGGGGCGCCCGGCACGCAGCGCGCGCCGACTTCACCGTGACCGGCACCGCCGTCCAGCTCCACGACGAGATCGAGGCCACCTTGCTGCGCATCGCCCAGGAGGCCCTGGCCAACGCGAGCCGTCACGCCCACGCCTCCCGCGTCGGCGTCACCCTCTCCTTCATGGGCGAGGAGGTCTCCCTCGACATCCGCGACGACGGCCAGGGCTTCGACCCGCTCGGCCTGCCGGCCCGTTCCGGCGCCGGCGGTTTCGGCCTCGACGGCATGCGGGCCCGCGCCGAACGCATCGCGGGCGCCCTCACCGTGGAATCCGAGCCCGGCCATGGCACCGCCGTCTCGGCCCGCGTACCGTTGGTCCCCCATGACCACTGACGCCACCATCACCCTCCTGATCTGCGACGACCATCCCGTGGTGCGGGACGGTCTGCGCGGCATGTTCGCCTCGGCCGACGGCTTCGACGTCCTGGGCGAGGCATCCGACGGCGTCCAGGGCGTCGACCTCGCGCAGGAACTCGACCCGGACGTCGTCCTGATGGATCTGCGGATGCCCGGCGGCGGGGGAGTGGCCGCGATCGCCGAGCTCGCCCGGCGCGGTCTTCGCTCCAAGGTCCTCGTCCTGACCACGTACGACACCGACTCCGACACGCTGCCCGCGATCGAGGCGGGCGCCACCGGGTATCTGCTCAAGGACGCCCCCCGCGAGGAGCTGTTCACCGCGGTGCGGGCCGCCGCCGAGGGACGCACCGTGCTCTCGCCCGCCGTCGCCTCCCGGCTGGTCACGGCGGTGCGCACGCCCTCGGTCCCGGTCGGCGAACCGCTCTCGGCCCGTGAGCGCGAAGTGCTCCAGCTGGTCGCAAGGGGCACCTCGAACCGGGAGATCGCCCGGGCCCTGTTCATCAGCGAGGCCACCGTGAAGACCCATCTGACCCACATCTACGGCAAGTTGGGCGTCAAGGACCGGGCCGCGGCGGTCGCGGTGGCGTACGACCGCAAGATCCTCGGCTAGGCCCTGCCCCAGCCCCAGCGCCCGGGATCTACTCCACCACTTTGAGGACAAGGAGCGACCGGGCCGGCAGCGTCACCGTCCGGCCGCCCCGGTGCACCTGTCCGGGCGCCCGGTCCTGCTGCTCCAGCGAGGTGTCCACCACCAGCTCGTAGGAGCCGGCCCAGGGCGGGCCCGGCAGCACGCACTCGCGCGGGCCATCCCCGGAGTGCAGCAGGATCAGGAAGCTGTCGTCGACCACCGGGGCGCCCCTGGCGTCGCGCCCGGGGATGTCACGGCCGGACAGGTACAGGCCGATGGTGGCGGCCGGCGCGTACCAGTCCCGCTCCGTCATCTCCTCGCCGAGCGGGGTGAACCAGGCCAGGTCCCGCAGCCCGTCGGCGCCCTGCGAGCGCCCCGAGAAGAAGGCGCGGCGGCGCAGGACGGGGTGGCGGTGGCGCAACTCCACCAGCCGCGTGGTCAGTTCGAGCAGCGCGCGGGGGCCGGGCTCGTCCAGGAGCGACCAGTCGACCCAGCTCACCTCGTTGTCCTGGCAGTAGGCGTTGTTGTTGCCGCCCTGGGTGCGGCCCATCTCGTCGCCCGCGACCAGCATGGGCACGCCCGTGGAGACCAGCAGCGTGGTGAGGAGGTTGCGCAGCTGGCGGCGGCGGAGCGCGGTGACATCGGGGTCGTCGCTCTCGCCCTCCGCTCCGCAGTTCCAGGCCCGGTTGTCGTGGGTGCCGTCCCGGTTGCCCTCGCCGTTGGCCTCGTTGTGCTTGCGTTCGTAGGTGACGAGGTCGCGCAGGGTGAAACCGTCGTGCGCGGTGATGAAGTTGATCGACGCGTACGGGCGCCGGCCGCCCCAGGCGTACAGGTCGCTGGAGCCCGAGAGCCGGTAGCCGAGGTCGCGCACATCGGGCAGGGCGCCGCGCCAGAAGTCGCGTACGGCATCCCGGTAGCGGTCGTTCCACTCCGTCCACAGCGGTGGGAAGGAGCCCACCTGGTAGCCGCCGTTGCCCACGTCCCACGGCTCGGCGATCAGTTTGACCCGGCGCAGGACCGGGTCCTGGGCGATCACGGCGAGGAAGGGGGAGAGCATGTCGACGTCGTGCATCGAGCGGGCGAGCGCGGCCGCCAGATCGAAGCGGAAACCGTCGACGCCCATCTCGGTCACCCAGTAGCGCAGCGAGTCCGTGATCAGCCGCAGCACCTGGGGCTGGACCACGTGCAGGGTGTTGCCGCAGCCCGTGTAGTCGGCGTAGCGGCGGGCGTCGGCCTGGAGGCGGTAGTAGCCGCGGTTGTCGATGCCGCGCAGCGACAAAGTGGGCCCCAGCTCGCCGGCCTCGGCGGTGTGGTTGTAGACCACGTCGAGAATGACCTCGATGCCGGCGGCGTGCAGCGCCCGCACCATCCGCTTGAACTCGCCGACCTGCTGCCCCGTGCTCCCGCTCGCCGAGTACGCGGCGTGCGGGGCGAAGTATCCGATGGAGTTGTAGCCCCAGTAGTTGCGCAGCCCCCGCCGCAGCAGATGGTCCTCGTGGGCGAACTGGTGCACCGGAAGCAGTTCCACCGCCGTCACGCCGAGCCGCACCAGGTGCTCGACGGCGGCCGGATGGGCCAGGCCCGCGTAGGTGCCGCGCAGATGCTCGGGGACGCCCGGGTGGAGCCGGGTGAAGCCGCGCACGTGCAGCTCGTAGATGACGGAGTCGGACCAGGGCGTCTTGGGCCGGTGGTCGTCGGCCCAGTCGTCGTCGTCCTGCACGACCACGCCCTTGGGGACGTGCGGCGCCGAGTCGCGGTCGTCGCGCACGGTGTCGGCGACGTGCTGCTGCGGCCAGTCGCGCACGTGCCCGTACACCTCGGGCGGCAGCGTGAAGTCTCCGTCCACGGCTCGCGCGTACGGGTCCAGGAGCAGCTTCGCCGGATTCCAGCGGGCGCCCGTCCACGGGTCCCAGCGCCCGTGCACCCGAAATCCGTAGCGCCGGCCGGGCTGGACGCCCGGCACGAACCCGTGCCAGATCTCGTGGGTCAGCTCGGTGAGCGCGAGCCGGATCTCGGTGCCCGCCGCGTCGAACAGGCATACCTCGACCGCTTCCGCGCCCCCCGCCCACAGCGCGAAGTTGGTGCCCGCCACCCCGTCAGGGCCGACCCGGTAGCGGGCGCCGAGCGGGGTGGGCGCGCCCGGCCACACAGGGGGGCGCAGGGCCCCCGGTTCACCCCGGTGGCCGTTCACCCTCCGGCGCACCTCCACGCCGGGCGCGCCCTTGAGATCGGGCACCCCCTCGGGGCCACCCCGCACTGCCTCCTGCTCGGCTGCGCTCGACACCTGACGGCCTCCCGCGGCTTGGCACAGGGCAGCCGCGGCGTCCCGGCCGCGGCTCCCCGTGCGTGTCCCTGCACCTGTTCTTCCCGCAACAGCCCTCGTACTCACGTTTCCCTGGGCGGGGCGCGGTCGTTGGGCCGGTCGTGACAGACGTACTGAAGCGGGCAGGGGCGGGCACGGCCGCCGCCCTGGCATGGGCAGGACTGACGGCGGTCCTGGTGGCCGCGCTGACCGGGTGCTCGGGGGGCGCCCTGGACATCGGTGACATCGGCGGCAAGCCGTTGACACCCCGGGAGGCGATCCTGGTGACCCCGGACGACGGCGCCAAGGGCGTCGCGGCGGACCAGAAGGTGCGGGTGCGGGTGCCGAGCGGGCGCCTGGAGCGGGTCAAGGTGATGAAGACGGAGGACGCGCAGCCCGAGGAGGTGCCCGGGAAGATCTCCGAGGACGGGCTGACGTGGACGCCGACGGCGGGGGCGCTCCAGCTGGCCGCGCTGTACACGGTGGACTCCGTGGCGCTCGACGGGCACGGCCACCGCCAGGCCCGCCACACCACCTTCACCACGTTCGTGCCGGAGCACCGGTTCATCGGTTACTTCAAACCCGAGAACCGCTCCACGGTGGGCGTCGGCATGATCGTCTCCTTCAACTTCAACCAGGCGATCAAGGACAGGGCGGCCGTCGAGCGGGCCATCAGGATCACCTCGCAGCCGCCGGTGGAGGTGCGGGGCCACTGGTTCGGCAAGGACCGGCTCGACTTCCGGCCCGCGCGGTACTGGGCGCCCGGCACCAAGGTCACCGTCGACCTGCGCCTGCGCGACGTCCTGGCGGCCCCCGGGGTGTACGGCATCCAGGACAAGACGATCGGCTTCACCGTGGGCCGCGACCAGCAGTCCCTGGTGGACGCGGAGGCGCACACCATGGAGGTGCGGCGCGGCGGCGAGCTCGTGTCCACGCTGCCCATCTCCGCGGGGTCGCCGAAGAACACCACGTACAACGGCAAGATGGTGGTCAGCGAGATGTACGACGTGACGCGGATGAACAGTCAAACCGTCGGCTTCGGCGGCGAGTACGACATCCCCGACGTTCCGCACGCCATCCGGCTGACCAACACCGGCACCTTCCTGCACGGCAACTACTGGGCTCCCTCCAGCACGTTCGGCAACACCAACACCAGCCACGGCTGTGTGGGGCTGCGCGATGTGAAGGGCGGCAGCTCGGACACCCCGGCGGGCTGGTTCTTCGACCGGACCCTCATCGGCGATGTCGTCGAGGTGGTCAATTCCCATGACCGCCAGGTCGCTCCGGACAACGGGCTCGGTGGCTGGAACATGGACTGGGCGAAGTGGAAGGCGGGCTCCGCGCTCTCCTGAATCGCGTCCGCGCGTCCATCGCCCCCACGGCACACGGCCCCCGACCGTTCTCGGTCCCTCAAACCGTTCCCGGTTAAGCAACCGGGAACGGTTTCTGTGTTTCACCTGAGGGTTCCAGGAAGATTTGGGACTGAACGGTGACATGGGAAGGGAGATCGGGCCGCATCCGGTGTGATTATCTAGCGCCGTGTGCGCGCGAGGACGCGTACGGGGGTGAGTGAGTGCGGCGGTGGCGAGGCCACGCCGCGCGAGGGGAGAACAGTCTTGAACGGGCAGCCTATTTCGGGGGCATCGGCCGGATCCGGTCGGCGCGGGCGCCGGGGCAGCGCACTGCTGGCCCTCATCTTCGGGGCGATGCTGCTGCTCGTCACCGCCTGCGGCGGCGGTGGCGGCGGCTCCAAGTCCAAGGCGGGCAGCGCGGGCGCCGGCGAGGACACCAAGGCCTCGGAGGCCGTGGTCACCATCGCCCCGGCCGACAACGCCAAGGACGTGGCCACCAACGGCGCGCTGAAGATATCCGCCGACAAGGGAAAGCTGACCGCCGTCGCGGTGGCCGACAGCAAGGGCAACGCGGTCGCAGGGAAGATATCCCCCGACGGCGTCGGCTGGGTTCCCGACCAGCACCTCGCCTCCGCCACGCAGTACAAGGTCCACGCGGTCGCCAAGGACGCCAAGGGCCGTGAGTCCGCCAAGGACACCACCTTCACCACGCTCGTCCCGAAGAACACCTTCATCGGGCAGTACGTGCCCGAGGACGGCTCCACCGTCGGCGTCGGCATGCCGGTCTCGCTCAACTTCAGCCGGGGCATCACCAACCCGGAGGCCGTCGAGAAGGCGATCACCGTGACGGCCGAGCCCTCCGTACCGGTTCAGGGCCACTGGTTCGGCAACGACCGTCTGGACTTCCGCCCCGAGAACTATTGGGCGCCCGGCACCAAGGTCACCGTCAAGATGAACCTGGACGGCGTCGAGGGCCGGCCCGGGGTCTACGGCAAGCAGACCCGCACGATCCACTTCACCATCGGCCGCTCCCAGGTTTCCACGGTCGACGCGAGCGCCCACACGATGAAGGTCGAGCGCGACGGCAAGTCCCTCAAGACCATCCCGATCAGCGCGGGTTCCCCGCAGAACACCACGTACAACGGGCAGATGGTCATCAGCGAGAAGTTCGAGGTGACCCGGATGAACGGCGCCACCGTCGGCTTCGGCGGCGAGTACGACATCAAGGACGTGCCGCACGCGATGCGCCTGTCCGGCTCGGGCACGTTCATCCACGGCAACTACTGGGGCGACCCCTCGGTCTTCGGCTCGGCCAACACCAGCCACGGCTGCGTCGGTCTGCGGGACGCGCGCGGCGCGGGCGACCCGTCCACCCCGGCGGCCTGGTTCTACAACAACTCCCTCATCGGCGACGTGGTCGTCGTGAAGAACTCCAAGGACAAGACCATCCAGCCCGACAACGGTCTCAACGGCTGGAACCTGTCGTGGTCGGAGTGGACCAAGTAGTCCGTCGACGCGCGGCGGCCCACGGGCCCGGGGCGTGCGGTGGCCGGGGGAGAACCCCGATCGCTCACGCGCCGGGCCCGCCGTCGTTAGTGACCGTTAACCTGCCTGCATGACTGTGAACCTCGAAGTTTCCGAAGGCGTCGGCACGATCCGCATCGACCGGCCCCCGATGAACGCCCTGGACGTCGCGACGCAGGACCGGCTGCGCGAGTTGGCCGAGGAGGCGGGCCGGCGCGAGGACGTGCGGGCCGTGGTCCTGTACGGCGGCGAGAAGCTGTTCGCGGCGGGAGCGGACATCAAGGAGATGCGGGCCATGGACCACGCGGCCATGGTCGCGCGCGGCGGCGCGCTCCAGGACGCCTTCACCGCCGTGGCGAACATCCCCAAGCCCGTCGTGGCGGCCGTCACCGGCTACGCGCTCGGCGGCGGCTGCGAGCTCGCGCTCTGCGCCGACATCCGTGTCGCTGGCGACAACGCCAAGCTGGGCCAGCCCGAGATCCTGCTCGGCCTCATCCCCGGCGCGGGCGGCACCCAGCGCCTGGCCCGCCTGGTGGGCCCCTCCAGGGCCAAGGACCTCATCTTCACCGGGCGGCAGGTCAAGGCGGACGAGGCGCTGGCCATCGGCCTGGTCGACCAGGTGGTGCCCGCCGCCGAGGTGTACGAGCGGGCGCACGCCTGGGCCGCGCGGCTCGCCAAGGGCCCGGCCATCGCGCTGCGCGCGGCCAAGGAGGCGATCGACGCCGGGCTCGAGACGGATCTGGGCACCGGGCTCGCCATCGAACGCACCTGGTTCGCGGCGCTGTTCGCCACCGAGGACCGCGAGCGGGGCATGCGCAGCTTCGTCGAGGACGGCCCGGGCAAGGCCAAGTTCCTCTGAACGCGGGGTAG
Protein-coding regions in this window:
- a CDS encoding ABC transporter ATP-binding protein, which gives rise to MAIIEVNELRKAYGRRAAVDGVSFTVEEGEIFGILGPNGAGKTTTVECVEGLRVPDAGAVEVAGYDPVADHDEVTQVLGAQLQESELQPKLTVREALELYAAFYPRPADWRPLAERLGLTEKLSTRFAKLSGGQKQRLSIALALIGNPRVVVLDELTTGLDPRARRDTWELIEDVRRGGVTVLLVTHFMEEAQRLCDRVAVIDQGRIAALDTPSGLIRRAAGSTIISFTPSAPLDDLALPALPGAAAVEEKHGRVTIHGTDDTVNAVITLLARHHITAHQLRVSEATLDDAFLDLTEASA
- a CDS encoding enoyl-CoA hydratase-related protein, whose protein sequence is MTVNLEVSEGVGTIRIDRPPMNALDVATQDRLRELAEEAGRREDVRAVVLYGGEKLFAAGADIKEMRAMDHAAMVARGGALQDAFTAVANIPKPVVAAVTGYALGGGCELALCADIRVAGDNAKLGQPEILLGLIPGAGGTQRLARLVGPSRAKDLIFTGRQVKADEALAIGLVDQVVPAAEVYERAHAWAARLAKGPAIALRAAKEAIDAGLETDLGTGLAIERTWFAALFATEDRERGMRSFVEDGPGKAKFL
- a CDS encoding ABC transporter permease, with the protein product MTSSTLTPPRPARPAAAAVLRTEATLFRREPAGLFWIMVFPTVLLVVLGSIPGFRDPDKALGGIRFVDAYVPVAVLLSMIMAGLQAMPPVITGYRERGILRRMSATPVRPSAVLGAQVGLHGAAALVSAVLSLTVGRLAFDVALPRQLFGYALALLLAVLSALALGALVAALSRTSKIANAVGSAVFFPMMFSAGVWLPVQAMPDTLGRIVELLPFGAAAQALTEAAAGTWPGWDHLGILALWPVLLSVAATRWFRWQ
- a CDS encoding ABC transporter ATP-binding protein; translated protein: MSETHAATQDQSATRSLLRLWPYVRPVRTRWFCAAFIAVVASCLGLVIPLVLKWIVDGPVAERDPGGVWLGALYLLLLGLAEALLFGLRRWLVARPLAGVEADMRADLYRRVQRLPVSFHDRWSSGQLLSRGTTDLMLLRMFLAFPLTFLIVNGVTILAGFAILISQDWTLGLVLLVPVVPLVVVCSLFETRYALVARQAQDQVGDVTTVVEESVLGIRIIKGFGRHRAQAVAFGELARRLRGTELAKARLLAGIWGLITAIPELAIAAALVLGTVRVADGELSAGTLVAFLSTALALRWPVESIGFLLAMSQEAATATTRFFEAMDEDGEEAEEAEESEGAAEGAPQEAPLGAASGPGGTGAASDGVRFEGVVFSYPDAPADSVPVLDGVDLHIRPGETMALVGGTGSGKTTLTALVPRLYEVCGGRITLDGQDIAKMPRERLRGLVSVAFEEPTLFSASVGANVAMGGGSSPDVERAIDIAQAQFVRRLPQGLDTQVGEQGLSLSGGQRQRLALARAVVGRPRFLILDDPLSALDVHTEALVEAALRRVLQDTTALVVAHRPSTVMLADRVALLSRGRVAAVGTHQELLRDNAEYAWLMSGADDHHHDEPEDTR
- a CDS encoding Ig-like domain-containing protein, whose product is MNGQPISGASAGSGRRGRRGSALLALIFGAMLLLVTACGGGGGGSKSKAGSAGAGEDTKASEAVVTIAPADNAKDVATNGALKISADKGKLTAVAVADSKGNAVAGKISPDGVGWVPDQHLASATQYKVHAVAKDAKGRESAKDTTFTTLVPKNTFIGQYVPEDGSTVGVGMPVSLNFSRGITNPEAVEKAITVTAEPSVPVQGHWFGNDRLDFRPENYWAPGTKVTVKMNLDGVEGRPGVYGKQTRTIHFTIGRSQVSTVDASAHTMKVERDGKSLKTIPISAGSPQNTTYNGQMVISEKFEVTRMNGATVGFGGEYDIKDVPHAMRLSGSGTFIHGNYWGDPSVFGSANTSHGCVGLRDARGAGDPSTPAAWFYNNSLIGDVVVVKNSKDKTIQPDNGLNGWNLSWSEWTK
- the glgX gene encoding glycogen debranching protein GlgX → MEVRRRVNGHRGEPGALRPPVWPGAPTPLGARYRVGPDGVAGTNFALWAGGAEAVEVCLFDAAGTEIRLALTELTHEIWHGFVPGVQPGRRYGFRVHGRWDPWTGARWNPAKLLLDPYARAVDGDFTLPPEVYGHVRDWPQQHVADTVRDDRDSAPHVPKGVVVQDDDDWADDHRPKTPWSDSVIYELHVRGFTRLHPGVPEHLRGTYAGLAHPAAVEHLVRLGVTAVELLPVHQFAHEDHLLRRGLRNYWGYNSIGYFAPHAAYSASGSTGQQVGEFKRMVRALHAAGIEVILDVVYNHTAEAGELGPTLSLRGIDNRGYYRLQADARRYADYTGCGNTLHVVQPQVLRLITDSLRYWVTEMGVDGFRFDLAAALARSMHDVDMLSPFLAVIAQDPVLRRVKLIAEPWDVGNGGYQVGSFPPLWTEWNDRYRDAVRDFWRGALPDVRDLGYRLSGSSDLYAWGGRRPYASINFITAHDGFTLRDLVTYERKHNEANGEGNRDGTHDNRAWNCGAEGESDDPDVTALRRRQLRNLLTTLLVSTGVPMLVAGDEMGRTQGGNNNAYCQDNEVSWVDWSLLDEPGPRALLELTTRLVELRHRHPVLRRRAFFSGRSQGADGLRDLAWFTPLGEEMTERDWYAPAATIGLYLSGRDIPGRDARGAPVVDDSFLILLHSGDGPRECVLPGPPWAGSYELVVDTSLEQQDRAPGQVHRGGRTVTLPARSLLVLKVVE
- a CDS encoding Ig-like domain-containing protein; translated protein: MTDVLKRAGAGTAAALAWAGLTAVLVAALTGCSGGALDIGDIGGKPLTPREAILVTPDDGAKGVAADQKVRVRVPSGRLERVKVMKTEDAQPEEVPGKISEDGLTWTPTAGALQLAALYTVDSVALDGHGHRQARHTTFTTFVPEHRFIGYFKPENRSTVGVGMIVSFNFNQAIKDRAAVERAIRITSQPPVEVRGHWFGKDRLDFRPARYWAPGTKVTVDLRLRDVLAAPGVYGIQDKTIGFTVGRDQQSLVDAEAHTMEVRRGGELVSTLPISAGSPKNTTYNGKMVVSEMYDVTRMNSQTVGFGGEYDIPDVPHAIRLTNTGTFLHGNYWAPSSTFGNTNTSHGCVGLRDVKGGSSDTPAGWFFDRTLIGDVVEVVNSHDRQVAPDNGLGGWNMDWAKWKAGSALS
- a CDS encoding sensor histidine kinase, translated to MVEERWETFHRWGPYGLLFIGCLAAAATADLLMSPATRWAAVALAGGALLLQTGWDRLRRTRPGPSAAGAVYYFLRWAFAFALTWLNPFFAFYAVCGYFGAQALLPRRLVRIGLFATAVIMAGSQSGGLPPKGTMGWVVFGAVLVINCVLLTVFSHLAAQEDERARVQGETIAELETTNARLQQALDENAALHAQLLLQAREAGVADERRRLAAEIHDTIAQGLAGIIAQLQVVAGATDPALVRDHLASAQSLARHSLGEARRSVQNLSPLDLEHDALHEALKKTVADWGARHAARADFTVTGTAVQLHDEIEATLLRIAQEALANASRHAHASRVGVTLSFMGEEVSLDIRDDGQGFDPLGLPARSGAGGFGLDGMRARAERIAGALTVESEPGHGTAVSARVPLVPHDH
- a CDS encoding response regulator transcription factor, whose protein sequence is MTTDATITLLICDDHPVVRDGLRGMFASADGFDVLGEASDGVQGVDLAQELDPDVVLMDLRMPGGGGVAAIAELARRGLRSKVLVLTTYDTDSDTLPAIEAGATGYLLKDAPREELFTAVRAAAEGRTVLSPAVASRLVTAVRTPSVPVGEPLSAREREVLQLVARGTSNREIARALFISEATVKTHLTHIYGKLGVKDRAAAVAVAYDRKILG